In Oryza brachyantha chromosome 1, ObraRS2, whole genome shotgun sequence, the following are encoded in one genomic region:
- the LOC102719541 gene encoding 3-methyl-2-oxobutanoate hydroxymethyltransferase 1, mitochondrial, translating to MIRRAFRHLARRMLSNVPESTVYGGPRPQEPSAGARRVTVTTLRGKHRRGEPITVVTAYDYPSAVHVDSAGIDVCLVGDSAAMVVHGHDTTLPISLDVMLEHCRAVARGATRPLLVGDLPFGCYESSSTQAVDSAVRVLKEGGMDAIKLEGGAPSRISAAKAIVEAGIAVMGHVGLTPQAISVLGGFRPQGKTVDSAVKVVETALALQEVGCFSVVLECVPAPVAAAATSALQIPTIGIGAGPFCSGQVLVYHDLLGMMQHPHHAKVTPKFCKQFGNVGHVINKALSEYKQEVETRAFPGPSHTPYKITATDVDGFANALQKMGLDEAANAAAAAAENAENK from the exons ATGATTCGGCGGGCGTTCCGGCACCTGGCGCGGCGGATGCTGAGCAACGTGCCGGAGTCGACAGTATACGGCGGGCCGCGGCCGCAGGAGCCGTCGGCGGGGGCGCGGCGCGTGACGGTGACGACGCTCCGCGGGAAGCACCGCCGCGGGGAGCCCATCACCGTCGTCACCGCCTACGACTACCCGTCCGCGGTGCACGTCGACTCGGCAGGGATCGACGTCTGCCTCGTGGGGGACTCGGCGGCCATGGTCGTGCACGGCCACGACACCACGCTCCCCATCTCGCTCGACGTCATGCTCGAGCactgccgcgccgtcgcgcgcggcgccaccaggccgctcctcgtcggcgaCCTCCCCTTCGGGTGCTACGAGTCCTCCTCCACGCAG GCTGTTGATTCTGCGGTGAGAGTGCTAAAGGAAGGTGGAATGGACGCAATCAAGCTGGAAGGAGGTGCACCCTCAAGAATCAGTGCTGCTAAGGCTATTGTGGAGGCTGGAATCGCTGTAATGGGGCATGTTGGGCTCACGCCGCAGGCTATTAGTGTTCTTGGTGGATTTCGACCACAGGGGAAGACGGTTGATAGTGCTGTAAAG gttGTGGAGACAGCACTTGCTTTGCAGGAGGTTGGTTGCTTCTCAGTTGTGTTGGAGTGTGTGCCAGCTCCTGTGGCAGCTGCTGCAACATCAGCGTTGCAAATCCCAACCATTGGAATTGGTGCCGGACCATTCTGCAGTGGGCAG GTCTTAGTTTACCATGACTTGTTAGGGATGATGCAGCATCCACATCATGCCAAG GTGACACCAAAATTCTGCAAACAATTTGGTAACGTCGGCCATGTCATCAACAAGGCCCTGTCTGAGTATAAGCAGGAAGTGGAAACCCGGGCTTTCCCAGGTCCCAGCCACACGCCATACAAGATCACCGCAACGGATGTGGACGGCTTCGCGAACGCGCTACAGAAGATGGGCTTGGACGAGGCTGCAAATGCTGCAGCTGCCGCAGCGGAAAATGCAGAgaacaaatga
- the LOC102719822 gene encoding 3-methyl-2-oxobutanoate hydroxymethyltransferase 2, mitochondrial-like, with protein sequence MSFSRLLTPRILLDNAGAFPPSGVAVAAPSLSRQLVRRTRTGGSAPPPHRRVALRVTSNVSAAPAAEAAVYGGGGGAQKAPAAARRVTLATLRGKHRRGEPISMVTAYDYPSGVQVDTAGFDICLVGDSAAMVSHGHDNTIPISLDLMVEHCRAVVRGTSRTFLVGDLPFGSYESSPAQAVSSAVRVMKEGGVDSVKLEGSAPSRISAAKAIVEAGIAVMGHIGLTPQSVSALGGFRPQGRTVESAVKVVEAALALQEAGCFAVVLECVPAPVAAAVTSALQIPTIGIGAGPFCSGQVLVYHDLLGMFQHPLHAKVAPKFCKQYGNIGEAINRALCEYKQEVETSSFPGPSHTPYRLPATDVDAFLNELLKKGLNVAADAAAAAVENAEKEMNGNGTRS encoded by the exons ATGTCTTTCTCCCGCCTCCTGACTCCCAGGATTCTCCTGGACAACGCCGGCGCGTTCCCGCCaagcggcgtcgccgtcgctgccccgtCGCTCTCGCGCCAGCTGGTGCGGCGCACGCGCACGGGAGgatcggcgccgccgccgcacagGCGCGTGGCGCTGCGGGTGACGAGCAATGtcagcgcggcgccggcggcggaggcggctgtgtacgggggcggcggcggggcccagaaggctccggcggcggcgcggcgcgtgaCGCTGGCGACACTCCGCGGGAAGCACCGGCGCGGGGAGCCGATCAGCATGGTGACCGCGTACGACTACCCCTCCGGGGTGCAAGTCGACACCGCGGGGTTCGACATCTGCCTCGTCGGCGACTCCGCCGCCATGGTCTCCCACGGCCACGACAACACCATCCCCATCTCGCTCGACCTCATGGTCGAGCACTGCCGCGCCGTGGTGCGCGGCACGTCTCGGACGTTCCTCGTCGGCGACCTCCCGTTCGGCAGCTACGAGTCCTCCCCTGCACAg GCTGTCAGCTCGGCGGTGAGGGTGATGAAAGAAGGCGGCGTGGACTCGGTGAAGCTGGAAGGGAGCGCGCCGTCGAGGATCAGCGCGGCGAAGGCCATCGTGGAGGCTGGGATCGCCGTGATGGGGCACATCGGCCTCACGCCGCAGTCCGTCAGCGCGCTCGGCGGGTTCCGGCCGCAGGGGAGGACGGTCGAGAGCGCCGTCaag GTCGTGGAGGCGGCGCTCGCGTTGCAGGAGGCCGGCTGCTTCGCCGTCGTGCTTGAGTGCGTGCCGgctccggtggcggcggccgtgacGTCGGCGCTGCAGATCCCGACCATTGGCATCGGGGCCGGGCCGTTCTGCAGTGGGCAG GTCTTAGTCTACCATGACCTGTTAGGGATGTTCCAACACCCACTTCATGCCAAG GTTGCACCAAAATTCTGCAAACAGTATGGCAACATAGGGGAGGCCATTAACAGAGCTCTGTGCGAGTACAAGCAAGAGGTGGAAACAAGCTCTTTTCCGGGTCCTAGCCACACGCCCTACAGGTTACCTGCAACAGATGTTGATGCCTTCCTGAATGAGCTACTGAAGAAAGGTCTGAATGTGGCAGCCgatgctgccgctgctgcagTCGAAAATGCAGAGAAAGAGATGAATGGAAATGGAACGCGCAGCTAA
- the LOC102722428 gene encoding late embryogenesis abundant protein Lea14-A, producing the protein MAQLVDKAKGFVAEKVARVQKPEAELADVSLRNVGRGGATLAGRVDVSNPYSHSIPICEVSYSLKSAGREVASGTMPDPGSLRAGDTTRLDIPVKVPYDFLVSLAKDAGRDWDIDYEMRVGLTVDLPILGNFTLPLTKSGELKLPTLSDIF; encoded by the coding sequence ATGGCGCAGCTGGTGGACAAGGCGAAGGGGTTCGTGGCGGAGAAGGTGGCGCGGGTGCAGAAGCCGGAGGCGGAGCTGGCGGACGTGTCGCTGCGGAacgtcggccgcggcggcgccaccctGGCCGGGCGCGTCGACGTGAGCAACCCCTACTCCCACTCCATCCCGATCTGCGAGGTGAGCTACTCGCTGAAGAGCgccgggagggaggtggcgtcGGGGACGATGCCCGACCCGGGGTCGCTGAGGGCCGGCGACACCACGCGGCTGGACATCCCGGTGAAGGTGCCGTACGACTTCCTGGTGAGCCTTGCCAAGGACGCCGGCAGGGACTGGGACATCGACTACGAGATGCGGGTCGGCCTCACCGTCGACCTCCCCATCCTCGGCAACTTCACCCTGCCGCTCACCAAGTCCGGCGAACTCAAGCTCCCCACCCTCTCCGACATCTTCTAA
- the LOC121055232 gene encoding probable membrane-associated kinase regulator 2: protein MESFTFLKFLRGGAAAGNRAGAVAATTIAASACEDGGGGGGGEVDDDASFFDLEFAVPGDESAASDAEEERVEFNFSVAGDVESGGEVVAVDDAVAPCGGEPGDAKVVELVSEAAPPPASFLKPATKFRVLLLKLRKPKVPVAAECNGGGSPAPKTNRFLIKFRVDDAPFVSLFTRDNSSRTSDAGAARPAVQVLQPAESAAITAEERRFAKEMLLKYLNKIKPLYVKVSRRYGERLRFAGEETDLEPDSSPSPSPSPSPVSTQPPTAAAAAPAQPVVVACGVRAPRASVPAGLKQVCKRLGKSRSASSAVAAAPSPSPPPPPSAATQHHQQQPQRRDDSLLQLQDGIQSAIAHCKRSFNASKGSESPLLRTMSDPRDGGWADTKDGGGGGGDGGA from the exons ATGGAGTCGTTCACCTTCCTCAAGTTCTTGCGCGGGGGTGCGGCTGCCGGCAACCGGGCTGGGGCTGTGGCGGCCACGACCATAGCCGCGTCTGCGTGTGaagacggcggaggaggtggaggaggggaggtggaTGACGACGCGTCGTTCTTTGACCTGGAGTTCGCGGTGCCCGGCGACGAGAGCGCCGCGTCGgacgccgaggaggagagggtCGAGTTCAACTTCTCCGTGGCGGGGGATGTCGAGTCAGGTGGTGAGGTGGTGGCCGTGGACGACGCGGTGGCGCCGTGCGGTGGCGAGCCCGGCGACGCGAAGGTGGTGGAGCTGGTTtcggaggcggcgccgcctccagcgTCGTTCCTTAAGCCGGCGACTAAGTTCCGGGTGCTGCTTCTGAAGCTCAGGAAGCCGAAGGTCCCTGTCGCGGCGGAatgcaacggcggcggctccccGGCGCCTAAGACGAACCGCTTCCTGATCAAGTTCCGAGTGGACGACGCGCCCTTCGTCTCGCTCTTCACGCGTGACAACAGCTCTCGTACCTCCGACGCCGGCGCAGCCAGGCCGGCTGTACAGGTGCTGCAGCCTGCCGAGTCGGCGGCCATCACCGCCGAGGAGCGGCGCTTCGCGAAGGAGATGCTGCTCAAGTACCTGAACAAGATCAAGCCGCTCTACGTTAAGGTCTCCCGCCGCTACGGCGAGCGCCTCCGCTTCGCCGGCGAGGAGACGGACCTGGAGCCCGACTCCTCGCCGTcaccctccccttccccctccccggTTTCCACCCAGCCTCCCaccgcggcagcggcagcccCAGCGCAGCCAGTCGTCGTTGCCTGCGGCGTGCGCGCGCCCCGCGCCAGCGTGCCCGCCGGGCTGAAGCAGGTCTGCAAGCGCCTCGGCAAGAGCCggtccgcctcctccgccgtggccgccgcgccctctccgtctcccccgcctccgccgtccgccgccacgcagcaccaccagcagcagccgcagcgcCGCGACGACtcgctgctgcagctgcaggacGGCATCCAGAGCGCCATCGCGCACTGCAAGCGCTCCTTCAACGCCTCCAAAG GGTCGGAGTCGCCGCTGCTGAGGACGATGAGCGACCCGAGAGACGGCGGCTGGGCCGACAccaaggacggcggcggcggcggcggtgacggcggcgcgtgA